From the genome of Pseudomonas bubulae:
ACCAGCACACACACCACGGTGCTGACACCGTAAGCGGTCAATGAACTGAGCAACACCGGGTAATCGCGGAGAAAACCGAACGCGAATGGCGCCAGTACCAAGAACGCCAATCCGCCCATCACAAAGCCCACGCGCTTGCCAAAAAAGCCGAACGCCATCAGGCCAATCACCACCCCGCCGCCGATCGAGGCACAGAGTTCGAAGAACAGCGCCACCGCACCTTGCATCTGCAACAATTCGAAGCGGGCGACCAAAAACATCACAAACCCGGCAATCGCTGCACTGGTAAAGGCCGCGTTGGTAATCCGCTGCCAATACAGGCTGGCAATAACAGGAAAGACAATCGCGCCCCATAGCGCGCCGACAAAAATCAGCATGGTCAGGATATCGAGTTTCATGCTGGCAAAAATCATCGCCAGCATGGTTGCCAGCACCATGGTCAGGCGCCCGACAAACAACATGGTTTTTGGATTGGGTTTGCCCTTGGCTATGTTCTTGCCATACACGTCAGTCATCACCAGCGCCGACAAGGCGGACAGGTCGGAATCCGCCGTGGACGACAGCGAACCGATCACCATGATGAAAAACAGCCCCACCGCAAACGGCGGCAAGTAGGTCGAGGCCATTTGCGGGATCAGGTTATTGAGGTCGCCATCCTGCGGCTCGATACCTGCCAGCAGGGCCAGAAACCCCAGCATGCCCAGCCCGATCACAATCGAGGCATAACCGATGGTGGCGGTGACGAATGTCGACTTCATCAAGTCTTCACGCACGGCAAACAGCCGCTGGGCGATGGTCTGGTTACCAATGGCGTAGGCCAGCACGGCCACGAAGTAAGGTGCGCCCTGCTCCAGAATCGCGGTTTTCGAATAGAAGCTGGCTTGCTCGGGGGTGATCCTCGGCATGCCCTGGGCGAAGATTTCAGGGCCGCCCAACTGGAAGAAAATAATCGGAATAATCACCACCGCAGCGAAGATCATGGCGAATAGCTGGCCGAAATCAGTAAGCACCGATGAGCGAAACCCTGACCAGATGGTGTAAGTCAGAATCCCGACACCGGCGATAAGCACACCATGGGTAAAGCTCAGCGGCGACAGCACCGCGACCAGTGCCCCGGCGGCGGTGAAATTGACCATCAGGCTGATCAGACTGCCGACGATATTGGAACCCGCCAGAATCATCTGGCTGGAACGCCCGTGCCGTGCGTGCATGATCTCCGCCAGGGTATGGGCCTTGGGCGCCAGTTGCCGGAAACGCCGGCCAAAGGGGTAGATAAACAGAATCATCAGCGCGCCCCAGAAGCCATAGTGCAACGCCCCCGAGAGACCAAACTTGTAGCCCGCACTGGCGGCGGCGTAAAAGGAAGCGGCCCAGATCCAGGTGGCCGTCATGCTGGCGGCCGACATGCCAAAGCCGATGGAGTTATTGGAGACCATATAGCCGTCGACGTTTTCGTCCTTGCGCCCCACGCGCAACGACACCAAAAAGGTCAGGCCATAAAAACAGAACAGAAGCAGCAACACGGTGAGGGTGGAAAGTTGGAACATTCCTTTCTCCTTTCTTATGCGCACACAGTCGTTACAGACGCAACGAAAGGCCGAAATCGGCAGGTGCAACAACCCGGGTTTCCTGACAGGCAGGCGATAGCGGACAGCGGTCCGTGGGTTGTCAAAGTGATGGCTGGCAAGTGACGGAACGCAAGAGGCGTTCCAGGTCAAAAGGCAAAGCGTGCGCTAGCACGTTGAGCCGGTGCTTGCAGCAATGGCCGGCAAGGTGCCGGGAGATAAGTCCGGTATCAGATGCACAAAGCCCTGACACGAACGGAAAAGAAGTATACAGATTTAGGGGGTGACCGGAAGAGGCCGAGACAGGCCGCCACTAAAAGCGCCTCGCAAACCTGCCCGCTCCCACAAGCGCTTGCCAAGGTATCATGCTCACCGTCTTTAAATAGGGAGCACACCATGACCCAACGTACCTACCTTGTCACCGGCGCCAGCAAAGGCATCGGTCGCGCGTTGTGCGAACATCTGGCCCAGGCAGGCCACACCGTGGTGGGCATAGCCCGCAATGCAGACGACCCGGATTTCCCCGGCACACTGGTCGCCCTTGATCTGGCCGACCGCGAACGCAGCGCACAGGTACTCAAGGAACTCAGCGAACGTTTCGCCTTCGACGGGCTGGTCAACAACGTCGGCCTGGTGCGCCCGCAAGCATTGGGCGAAATTGATCTGGATGCATTCGATGACGTCATGCGAGTTAACCTGCATTCGGCGTTGCAAGCCACTCAAGCCTTACTGCCCGGCATGCGCAGCCGGGGCTGGGGGCGAGTCGTGAATATTTCCAGCCTGACCGTACTCGGCATCACCCAGCGCACCGCATACGCGGCGGCCAAGGCGGCGCTGGTGAGCTTTACCCGCTCCTGGGCCCTGGAACTGGCACAAACAGGCATAACCGTAAACGCCGTGGCCCCCGGCCCGACCGAGACGGAGCTGTTCCGCGCCAACAACCCCCCAGGATCGGCTGGCGAAGCCCGCTATCTGGCAGGCGTGCCAATGGCACGTCTGGGCCAGCCCGCAGAAATCGCCTCGGCGATTGCCTTTCTACTGTCTGAGAGCAGCGGTTTTATTACCGGCCAGACGCTGTTTGTCGATGGTGGCGCATCGGTGGGCAAGGCGGCGTTTTAACCACAGCCCCAAACCAAAACGGCGACCCGAAGGTCGCCGCTTGGCTTTACTTGAACTGCCGACTCAACCCCGGCGGTACGCCGCTGATATCGGTCTCTTCCCACGGCCCGTTGGGGCTCACCGCGCGGCTCCAGCCGTTGTCCCAGCGGTAGTAGGCGCGCTGGCGGTAGAAGATATTGGTCTGGTTATCCAGCACATACACGCCCAGGCGCGCATCCCAGTGGCTAGGCCCGCCCGGCGGCGGCGCAAAGGTCGCCGAGGTGCGCGGCAACGGTTTTGGCGCCTTGGGAATCGGCATGTCCGGCAGGGGCTTGCCCGAGGGCTGGGGTGTCGGCTGCGGCATCGGCGTTGTTGGCGCAGGCGGTTCGTAAGGCTGTTGAACCGCACAGGCGCTCAGGCCTAGAGCTAGCGCGAGCAAGGTAATACGGGCGAATACGGCCATGGCGGCTTCTCTTGTAAGTCAGCTAAGACCCCCTGTGGCAGCGGATTTGCTCGCGATTCAATCAATGCGGATTCACTGGAGGACCGCGTCGTCTGCATCGCGAGCAAGCCCGCTGCCACATTCGGGGCATTTATTTATCCGGGCTGTCGATGGTCAGTTGTTGCAGCTCCCGAGTGCTGCTGGACAGCGGCTGGCTGCGCCCTACCCACTCGCCTGCTGTTGGCTGGCCAGCACGGGAGATGCGTGCCATTAATTGGACTTCAGGAAAGTTGGACAGTTTCAATTGCGGCATCATTGCGTCGACATCGCCCAGCTCAACCGTGATCGGCAGGTCCGCCACAGTCACGCGCTTGACCGCCAACGGTGCCGGCGGGCCGGAGACCGCACGGGCAAAGATAAACACGCTGTCACCCGGCAAGGCACTGGCCTTGACCGCATCGGCCAGATCCACGTTGACCTTGATCGAGGCCATCGCCTTGGCCACAGGTGCAGTTTCAACCTTGCCACCGCTGGCCTGCAGTTGCTCACGGGCCTTTGCAATACCCCCTTCCAGCGCCGCACGGGAGGCGTCGCCTTCAGGCAGTTCGGTCATCAACCGTTGCCAGTAGCCAATGGCCTGTTCGAAGCGCTGGTCCTCGAAGGCGGCGATGCCCAGCAGGCCCAGGCTGGTGACTTCCTTCGGGTCGGCCTTCAAGGCTTCATCGGTCAGCGCCTGGATTTTGTCGCTCCACTTTTTATCGTCGGCAAAGTACTGCGCCTGTGCCCACTGGCCCAGCAACTCGGGCTGACGACCGGCCAGGTTGGCCGCGCGTTCGAACACCCTGGCCGCATCCGCAGGACGGTTTTGTGCCATATAGGCACGGCCCAGGAAGTACAGGCCTTCGGCCGAGTCAGGTTGCGCAGCCGCGGCACGCTCAAGGCGCGCGACCATTTCTTCAAGGGATTGCGGCGGCTGGGAGAACTCGCGGGTCAATTCGACCTTGTCGCTGGAACCAAAATGCAGGTACAGGCTCAAGCCCAGCACCGGCACCAGCACTGCGGCCAACAACGGAATGGCCTTGCCCAGACTGGACACCCGCCCCGGCGCCACACCTTCGGTGTCCGCGAGCAATTCGCGGGCCGCTTCGGCGCGGCCGGTTTCGAACTGTTCAGCGGTCAACACGCCCTCTTCGCGCTGGGCTTGCAACTCGGCCACCCGCTCTTGATACAAGGCAACGTTCAAAGCGGTACGGTCTTCTTCGCGCTGGGCACGGCGCCCGCGCAATACCGGGATCAATAAAAAGCTGAGGGCTATCAGTAGCAGC
Proteins encoded in this window:
- a CDS encoding SDR family oxidoreductase, which gives rise to MTQRTYLVTGASKGIGRALCEHLAQAGHTVVGIARNADDPDFPGTLVALDLADRERSAQVLKELSERFAFDGLVNNVGLVRPQALGEIDLDAFDDVMRVNLHSALQATQALLPGMRSRGWGRVVNISSLTVLGITQRTAYAAAKAALVSFTRSWALELAQTGITVNAVAPGPTETELFRANNPPGSAGEARYLAGVPMARLGQPAEIASAIAFLLSESSGFITGQTLFVDGGASVGKAAF
- the ccmI gene encoding c-type cytochrome biogenesis protein CcmI, with translation MIDFWLAAGLLLLIALSFLLIPVLRGRRAQREEDRTALNVALYQERVAELQAQREEGVLTAEQFETGRAEAARELLADTEGVAPGRVSSLGKAIPLLAAVLVPVLGLSLYLHFGSSDKVELTREFSQPPQSLEEMVARLERAAAAQPDSAEGLYFLGRAYMAQNRPADAARVFERAANLAGRQPELLGQWAQAQYFADDKKWSDKIQALTDEALKADPKEVTSLGLLGIAAFEDQRFEQAIGYWQRLMTELPEGDASRAALEGGIAKAREQLQASGGKVETAPVAKAMASIKVNVDLADAVKASALPGDSVFIFARAVSGPPAPLAVKRVTVADLPITVELGDVDAMMPQLKLSNFPEVQLMARISRAGQPTAGEWVGRSQPLSSSTRELQQLTIDSPDK
- a CDS encoding sodium:solute symporter family protein, translating into MFQLSTLTVLLLLFCFYGLTFLVSLRVGRKDENVDGYMVSNNSIGFGMSAASMTATWIWAASFYAAASAGYKFGLSGALHYGFWGALMILFIYPFGRRFRQLAPKAHTLAEIMHARHGRSSQMILAGSNIVGSLISLMVNFTAAGALVAVLSPLSFTHGVLIAGVGILTYTIWSGFRSSVLTDFGQLFAMIFAAVVIIPIIFFQLGGPEIFAQGMPRITPEQASFYSKTAILEQGAPYFVAVLAYAIGNQTIAQRLFAVREDLMKSTFVTATIGYASIVIGLGMLGFLALLAGIEPQDGDLNNLIPQMASTYLPPFAVGLFFIMVIGSLSSTADSDLSALSALVMTDVYGKNIAKGKPNPKTMLFVGRLTMVLATMLAMIFASMKLDILTMLIFVGALWGAIVFPVIASLYWQRITNAAFTSAAIAGFVMFLVARFELLQMQGAVALFFELCASIGGGVVIGLMAFGFFGKRVGFVMGGLAFLVLAPFAFGFLRDYPVLLSSLTAYGVSTVVCVLVSLLANETFDFDCINERVVAFHHTVEPATEKGATPCPVSL